A DNA window from Pseudorasbora parva isolate DD20220531a chromosome 19, ASM2467924v1, whole genome shotgun sequence contains the following coding sequences:
- the anln gene encoding anillin isoform X3, translating to MSSADKWAKLLERTRARRENLQKKMAERPTAANRPMAKRTREPLTDTNSVISEPTIEKALPSSKPSPSKRRCSDENALLTGEENKQPAPLQSTASVPMTDKKPPPAPSCVRPVPVEHRSARCTPEPEVLPTRPPPDTEKIVVCPPQSPVKSTGTAIKHMGVDGARETQKDTPTPVPTSMRSRLQRLAEQRQYWDSAGTSETVAESIVISPLKSQKVDLPPATPSNSEPPVGRKGRLANLAATIGSWEDDLGHPPIRRNNAQAQPGTACARPPVSKVTSNSERLQSARPASHKPVDSGQQPTVYSPVKSTRLVPPSPQKTELPQPRLTQAVPSPVSSPLKNYSSTQPSSPLKSFPESPSSPQRGYISQSPLKNHGPFKLNSGSTLNSSPAKPIVTPKPSSTADAAVVPQGRERFTKDTTPLQHRGPAGASGGVKSFLERFGERCQERNQNSPSTLGSQGHTPTATPTATSKSRLLQERMGGAQAASTTAVLAQKQKMEREAELAQIRNRFQKGNLLRSKEDLNEVENDHKNEEIGLSVESQTSVPLRDVEPSSPVPEVLNSPSKSSGKDKECALPSPVKKVEFIREMPTVKEQEEVKGQEEVREIEMNVDGSVNSEVINELFDGVLEESEDQSDEEDEDALNISSMSLLAPLAETVAAVVKSPERKHMTSTPASSFIEKSSTPENVSRLSKFQRARMLRAGSSDSIDVLDEQQNQNLPYSIDAYRSTRVKTESERPHVKQVIVRKEDVSQRMEMNGGTSHSNIKQKMKMLTNEMNMQQTIIHQASQALNCCTDEEHGKGSQVEAEAERLLLIATERRAALKAELDRLKAEGPVAQKKSSAQVDMGIPASKGYISLLELRLPLKADFICSSANKPDCGNHYFFVMIRAGAENTVATPLASARTGLSGDALTFTTKFTLSDVSNDFEIDIEVYCFVQKRELNSDKRKKPNKSKAITPKRFLAISKSNLQTPVMASPGGPNAVRTSSFLLVGSHKLTLASIGKNKFPLEKVPFLCPLEGHVYLKMHCEVGSRIEERGFLTMFEDVSGFGAWHRRWCVLSGYCISYWTYPDDEKRKNPIGRINLTNCTSRKVEPANREFCARPNTFELITVRPQREDDRETLVSQCKDTLCVTKNWLSADTKDERNLWMQKLNQILVDLRMWQPDSCYKPM from the exons ATGAGCAGTGCAGATAAATGGGCT AAACTGTTAGAGCGCACGCGTGCTCGTAGAGAGAATTTACAGAAGAAGATGGCGGAAAGACCAACGGCGGCCAATCGTCCAATGGCAAAAAGGACAAGGGAGCCTCTTACAGATACAAACAGTGTCATAAGTGAGCCGACCATAGAAAAAG CACTTCCCTCCTCCAAGCCATCTCCCTCAAAGCGCCGTTGTTCAGATGAAAATGCTCTCCTTACCGGAGAAGAAAACAAGCAACCGGCACCCTTGCAATCGACGGCCTCTGTGCCCATGACAGACAAGAAGCCACCCCCGGCACCAAGCTGTGTTCGTCCTGTGCCAGTGGAGCATAGGTCTGCTCGTTGTACACCAGAACCAGAGGTGCTGCCCACGCGACCTCCTCCAGACACTGAAAAAATCGTGGTGTGCCCTCCACAGTCTCCAGTTAAAAGCACAGGTACTGCAATTAAGCACATGGGGGTAGATGGAGCCAGAGAAACCCAGAAAGATACTCCAACCCCAGTCCCAACCAGCATGAGATCTCGGCTACAGAGACTGGCTGAACAGAGGCAGTACTGGGACTCGGCGG GGACCTCAGAAACAGTCGCAGAGAGCATAGTCATATCTCCTTTGAAGTCTCAGAAAGTGGATCTCCCTCCTGCTACTCCATCAAACTCTGAGCCCCCCGTTGGAAGAAAGGGTAGGCTTGCAAACCTTGCTGCCACAATTGGCTCCTGGGAAGATGACCTTGGACACCCGCCCATTCGCCGGAACAATGCACAAGCACAGCCCGGCACGGCCTGTGCTCGCCCACCAGTCAGTAAAGTGACCAGCAACAGTGAGCGACTTCAGTCTGCCCGGCCAGCTTCACACAAGCCTGTTGACAGCGGCCAGCAG CCAACAGTTTATTCTCCAGTCAAGTCAACCAGATTGGTTCCCCCTAGTCCTCAGAAGACAGAGTTGCCACAGCCCAGACTGACTCAAGCAGTTCCCTCTCCTGTTTCCAGCCCACTGAAGAATTACTCCTCCACACAGCCCTCCAGTCCACTTAAATCTTTTCCAGAATCTCCCTCTAGCCCCCAAAGAGGGTACATCTCTCAGAGCCCCCTGAAGAACCATGGCCCATTTAAGTTGAATTCTGGATCGACACTTAATTCAAGCCCTGCAAAACCAATTGTGACACCTAAACCCTCTTCTACTGCTGATGCTGCTGTGGTACCTCAGGGTCGTGAGAGGTTTACCAAGGACACAACACCCTTACAGCACAGAGGCCCAGCTGGAGCTTCTG GAGGCGTCAAGTCATTTTTGGAGCGTTTTGGAGAAAGGTGCCAGGAGCGTAACCAGAACTCTCCCTCCACATTAGGAAGTCAAGGCCACACACCGACGGCTACTCCCACTGCCACCTCTAAGTCCAGGCTGCTCCAGGAGAGGATGGGGGGCGCCCAGGCCGCCTCCACCACAGCTGTCCTTGCACAGAAGCAGAAAATg GAACGAGAGGCAGAACTGGCACAAATTCGTAATCGGTTTCAAAAAGGCAACTTGTTAAGAAGTAAAGAAGATCTCAACGAGGTCGAGAATGACCATAAAAATGAG GAAATTGGGCTTTCTGTAGAGAGTCAGACATCTGTGCCATTGCGTGATGTTGAGCCTTCTTCACCAGTGCCTGAAGTACTCAACAGCCCTTCTAAATCTAGTGGAAAAg ACAAGGAGTGTGCTCTTCCAAGCCCTGTAAAGAAAGTTGAATTCATAAGAGAGATGCCTACAGTGAAAGAGCAAGAGGAAGTTAAAG GACAAGAGGAAGTGCGTGAGATTGAGATGAACGTGGATGGTTCTGTTAACTCTGAGGTGATTAATGAGCTGTTTGATGGAGTCCTGGAGGAAAGTGAGGACCAAAGtgatgaagaggatgaagatGCGCTGAATATCTCCTCCATGTCTCTTCTTGCTCCGCTTGCAGAGACCGTAGCAGCTGTGGTCAAAAGCCCAGAAAGAAAGCATATG ACATCAACTCCTGCCAgctcattcattgaaaagagTTCCACCCCTGAGAATGTGTCCAGGCTCAGTAAGTTCCAAAGGGCACGCATGTTACGAGCTGGATCATCTGACAGCATCGATGTCCTAGATGAGCAGCAAAACCAGAACCTTCCTTACAG CATTGATGCCTACAGATCCACAAGGGTCAAGACCGAGTCTGAGAGACCTCATGTTAAACAGGTGATCGTGAGGAAAGAGGATGTTTCTCAGAGGATGGAGATGAATGGGGGCACCAGTCACAGCAACATCAAGCAGAAAATGAAG ATGTTGACCAATGAGATGAATATGCAGCAGACTATAATCCATCAGGCTAGTCAGGCTCTCAACTGCTGCACAGATGAAGAACATGGGAAAGGATCTCAGGTGGAGGCTGAGGCTGAAAGACTGCTGCTTATTGCCA CTGAAAGGAGGGCTGCCCTCAAGGCTGAGCTGGACCGACTAAAAGCAGAGGGTCCAGTGGCCCAGAAGAAAAGCAGTGCCCAGGTGGATATGGGAATACCAGCTTCTAAAGGGTATATCTCACTGCTGGAACTGCGGCTCCCTCTGAAGGCTGACTTTATCTGTTCTTCTGCCAACAAGCCTG ATTGTGGAAACCATTACTTCTTTGTGATGATCCGTGCTGGAGCCGAGAACACCGTAGCGACTCCTCTTGCAAGCGCCCGCACCGGTCTAAGTGGTGACGCTTTGACCTTCACCACCAAATTCACTTT GTCTGATGTCTCTAATGACTTTGAGATTGATATTGAGGTCTACTGTTTT GTTCAGAAACGTGAACTGAACTCTGACAAGAGGAAAAAGCCCAACAAGTCAAAG GCTATCACACCAAAGAGGTTCCTCGCTATCTCT aagAGCAACCTCCAAACACCTG ttaTGGCTAGCCCCGGTGGTCCAAATGCAGTGCGCACCAGTAGCTTTTTGCTCGTTGGGTCACACAAGCTAACTCTAGCCTCCATTGGGAAGAACAAATTCCCGTTGGAAAAG GTACCTTTCCTTTGTCCTTTGGAGGGGCATGTTTACCTGAAAATGCATTGTGAGGTTGGGTCACGGATAGAGGAAAGGGGCTTCCTG ACTATGTTTGAGGATGTTAGTGGATTTGGAGCCTGGCACAGGAGGTGGTGTGTCCTTTCAGGATATTGCATCTCTTATTGGACCTACCCTGATGATGAAAAACGAAAG AATCCAATTGGTCGCATTAACCTTACCAACTGTACCAGTCGTAAAGTGGAGCCAGCAAACAGGGAGTTCTGTGCTCGGCCCAATACCTTTGAGCTCATCACTGTGAGACCACAGAGGGAAGATGACCGAGAGACCTTGGTCAGCCAGTGCAAGGACACACTGTGTGTTACAAA GAACTGGCTGAGTGCCGACACTAAGGATGAGAGGAATCTGTGGATGCAGAAACTCAACCAGATCTTGGTGGACCTGCGCATGTGGCAGCCAGATTCATGCTACAAACCCATGTGA
- the anln gene encoding anillin isoform X5, whose product MAERPTAANRPMAKRTREPLTDTNSVISEPTIEKALPSSKPSPSKRRCSDENALLTGEENKQPAPLQSTASVPMTDKKPPPAPSCVRPVPVEHRSARCTPEPEVLPTRPPPDTEKIVVCPPQSPVKSTGTAIKHMGVDGARETQKDTPTPVPTSMRSRLQRLAEQRQYWDSAGTSETVAESIVISPLKSQKVDLPPATPSNSEPPVGRKGRLANLAATIGSWEDDLGHPPIRRNNAQAQPGTACARPPVSKVTSNSERLQSARPASHKPVDSGQQPTVYSPVKSTRLVPPSPQKTELPQPRLTQAVPSPVSSPLKNYSSTQPSSPLKSFPESPSSPQRGYISQSPLKNHGPFKLNSGSTLNSSPAKPIVTPKPSSTADAAVVPQGRERFTKDTTPLQHRGPAGASGGVKSFLERFGERCQERNQNSPSTLGSQGHTPTATPTATSKSRLLQERMGGAQAASTTAVLAQKQKMEREAELAQIRNRFQKGNLLRSKEDLNEVENDHKNEEIGLSVESQTSVPLRDVEPSSPVPEVLNSPSKSSGKDKECALPSPVKKVEFIREMPTVKEQEEVKGQEEVREIEMNVDGSVNSEVINELFDGVLEESEDQSDEEDEDALNISSMSLLAPLAETVAAVVKSPERKHMTSTPASSFIEKSSTPENVSRLSKFQRARMLRAGSSDSIDVLDEQQNQNLPYSIDAYRSTRVKTESERPHVKQVIVRKEDVSQRMEMNGGTSHSNIKQKMKMLTNEMNMQQTIIHQASQALNCCTDEEHGKGSQVEAEAERLLLIATERRAALKAELDRLKAEGPVAQKKSSAQVDMGIPASKGYISLLELRLPLKADFICSSANKPDCGNHYFFVMIRAGAENTVATPLASARTGLSGDALTFTTKFTLSDVSNDFEIDIEVYCFVQKRELNSDKRKKPNKSKAITPKRFLAISKSNLQTPVMASPGGPNAVRTSSFLLVGSHKLTLASIGKNKFPLEKIKYERSERELLSDMFHNKVPFLCPLEGHVYLKMHCEVGSRIEERGFLTMFEDVSGFGAWHRRWCVLSGYCISYWTYPDDEKRKNPIGRINLTNCTSRKVEPANREFCARPNTFELITVRPQREDDRETLVSQCKDTLCVTKNWLSADTKDERNLWMQKLNQILVDLRMWQPDSCYKPM is encoded by the exons ATGGCGGAAAGACCAACGGCGGCCAATCGTCCAATGGCAAAAAGGACAAGGGAGCCTCTTACAGATACAAACAGTGTCATAAGTGAGCCGACCATAGAAAAAG CACTTCCCTCCTCCAAGCCATCTCCCTCAAAGCGCCGTTGTTCAGATGAAAATGCTCTCCTTACCGGAGAAGAAAACAAGCAACCGGCACCCTTGCAATCGACGGCCTCTGTGCCCATGACAGACAAGAAGCCACCCCCGGCACCAAGCTGTGTTCGTCCTGTGCCAGTGGAGCATAGGTCTGCTCGTTGTACACCAGAACCAGAGGTGCTGCCCACGCGACCTCCTCCAGACACTGAAAAAATCGTGGTGTGCCCTCCACAGTCTCCAGTTAAAAGCACAGGTACTGCAATTAAGCACATGGGGGTAGATGGAGCCAGAGAAACCCAGAAAGATACTCCAACCCCAGTCCCAACCAGCATGAGATCTCGGCTACAGAGACTGGCTGAACAGAGGCAGTACTGGGACTCGGCGG GGACCTCAGAAACAGTCGCAGAGAGCATAGTCATATCTCCTTTGAAGTCTCAGAAAGTGGATCTCCCTCCTGCTACTCCATCAAACTCTGAGCCCCCCGTTGGAAGAAAGGGTAGGCTTGCAAACCTTGCTGCCACAATTGGCTCCTGGGAAGATGACCTTGGACACCCGCCCATTCGCCGGAACAATGCACAAGCACAGCCCGGCACGGCCTGTGCTCGCCCACCAGTCAGTAAAGTGACCAGCAACAGTGAGCGACTTCAGTCTGCCCGGCCAGCTTCACACAAGCCTGTTGACAGCGGCCAGCAG CCAACAGTTTATTCTCCAGTCAAGTCAACCAGATTGGTTCCCCCTAGTCCTCAGAAGACAGAGTTGCCACAGCCCAGACTGACTCAAGCAGTTCCCTCTCCTGTTTCCAGCCCACTGAAGAATTACTCCTCCACACAGCCCTCCAGTCCACTTAAATCTTTTCCAGAATCTCCCTCTAGCCCCCAAAGAGGGTACATCTCTCAGAGCCCCCTGAAGAACCATGGCCCATTTAAGTTGAATTCTGGATCGACACTTAATTCAAGCCCTGCAAAACCAATTGTGACACCTAAACCCTCTTCTACTGCTGATGCTGCTGTGGTACCTCAGGGTCGTGAGAGGTTTACCAAGGACACAACACCCTTACAGCACAGAGGCCCAGCTGGAGCTTCTG GAGGCGTCAAGTCATTTTTGGAGCGTTTTGGAGAAAGGTGCCAGGAGCGTAACCAGAACTCTCCCTCCACATTAGGAAGTCAAGGCCACACACCGACGGCTACTCCCACTGCCACCTCTAAGTCCAGGCTGCTCCAGGAGAGGATGGGGGGCGCCCAGGCCGCCTCCACCACAGCTGTCCTTGCACAGAAGCAGAAAATg GAACGAGAGGCAGAACTGGCACAAATTCGTAATCGGTTTCAAAAAGGCAACTTGTTAAGAAGTAAAGAAGATCTCAACGAGGTCGAGAATGACCATAAAAATGAG GAAATTGGGCTTTCTGTAGAGAGTCAGACATCTGTGCCATTGCGTGATGTTGAGCCTTCTTCACCAGTGCCTGAAGTACTCAACAGCCCTTCTAAATCTAGTGGAAAAg ACAAGGAGTGTGCTCTTCCAAGCCCTGTAAAGAAAGTTGAATTCATAAGAGAGATGCCTACAGTGAAAGAGCAAGAGGAAGTTAAAG GACAAGAGGAAGTGCGTGAGATTGAGATGAACGTGGATGGTTCTGTTAACTCTGAGGTGATTAATGAGCTGTTTGATGGAGTCCTGGAGGAAAGTGAGGACCAAAGtgatgaagaggatgaagatGCGCTGAATATCTCCTCCATGTCTCTTCTTGCTCCGCTTGCAGAGACCGTAGCAGCTGTGGTCAAAAGCCCAGAAAGAAAGCATATG ACATCAACTCCTGCCAgctcattcattgaaaagagTTCCACCCCTGAGAATGTGTCCAGGCTCAGTAAGTTCCAAAGGGCACGCATGTTACGAGCTGGATCATCTGACAGCATCGATGTCCTAGATGAGCAGCAAAACCAGAACCTTCCTTACAG CATTGATGCCTACAGATCCACAAGGGTCAAGACCGAGTCTGAGAGACCTCATGTTAAACAGGTGATCGTGAGGAAAGAGGATGTTTCTCAGAGGATGGAGATGAATGGGGGCACCAGTCACAGCAACATCAAGCAGAAAATGAAG ATGTTGACCAATGAGATGAATATGCAGCAGACTATAATCCATCAGGCTAGTCAGGCTCTCAACTGCTGCACAGATGAAGAACATGGGAAAGGATCTCAGGTGGAGGCTGAGGCTGAAAGACTGCTGCTTATTGCCA CTGAAAGGAGGGCTGCCCTCAAGGCTGAGCTGGACCGACTAAAAGCAGAGGGTCCAGTGGCCCAGAAGAAAAGCAGTGCCCAGGTGGATATGGGAATACCAGCTTCTAAAGGGTATATCTCACTGCTGGAACTGCGGCTCCCTCTGAAGGCTGACTTTATCTGTTCTTCTGCCAACAAGCCTG ATTGTGGAAACCATTACTTCTTTGTGATGATCCGTGCTGGAGCCGAGAACACCGTAGCGACTCCTCTTGCAAGCGCCCGCACCGGTCTAAGTGGTGACGCTTTGACCTTCACCACCAAATTCACTTT GTCTGATGTCTCTAATGACTTTGAGATTGATATTGAGGTCTACTGTTTT GTTCAGAAACGTGAACTGAACTCTGACAAGAGGAAAAAGCCCAACAAGTCAAAG GCTATCACACCAAAGAGGTTCCTCGCTATCTCT aagAGCAACCTCCAAACACCTG ttaTGGCTAGCCCCGGTGGTCCAAATGCAGTGCGCACCAGTAGCTTTTTGCTCGTTGGGTCACACAAGCTAACTCTAGCCTCCATTGGGAAGAACAAATTCCCGTTGGAAAAG ATCAAATATGAAAGGAGTGAAAGAGAGCTGCTCAGTGACATGTTTCACAACAAG GTACCTTTCCTTTGTCCTTTGGAGGGGCATGTTTACCTGAAAATGCATTGTGAGGTTGGGTCACGGATAGAGGAAAGGGGCTTCCTG ACTATGTTTGAGGATGTTAGTGGATTTGGAGCCTGGCACAGGAGGTGGTGTGTCCTTTCAGGATATTGCATCTCTTATTGGACCTACCCTGATGATGAAAAACGAAAG AATCCAATTGGTCGCATTAACCTTACCAACTGTACCAGTCGTAAAGTGGAGCCAGCAAACAGGGAGTTCTGTGCTCGGCCCAATACCTTTGAGCTCATCACTGTGAGACCACAGAGGGAAGATGACCGAGAGACCTTGGTCAGCCAGTGCAAGGACACACTGTGTGTTACAAA GAACTGGCTGAGTGCCGACACTAAGGATGAGAGGAATCTGTGGATGCAGAAACTCAACCAGATCTTGGTGGACCTGCGCATGTGGCAGCCAGATTCATGCTACAAACCCATGTGA